A single genomic interval of Maledivibacter sp. harbors:
- the queG gene encoding tRNA epoxyqueuosine(34) reductase QueG, producing MINKEEIVGYAKSIGIDLIGFTKSQTFNDLKDILKTREENDYLSGFEEKNIDKRINPHLTLKNAKTIIVVAMSYYINESDIKSPSHSKLVGNITRSSWGKDYHIVLKEKMKRLTEYIEKKYNDFEYKYFTDTGPLVDRHLAYKAGIGWYGKNNCIISKDYGSWIFIGYILCNLQIEPDDNLKARCGNCNKCIDACPTGALMENNIYNSKLCISYLTQTKDDIPYDLREKMGNSLYGCDICQLVCPHNSDCMEGSPEFIPESHNYKPYLLELLRLSNRQFKERFGNSALGWRGNNTLKRNALISLGNSGDKEVIKYITEYLNSPSIVLRKYTAWAIIRLDKDRGKKILDEHLKRENEGEVIEEINKLYMYYRYSS from the coding sequence ATGATAAATAAAGAAGAAATAGTTGGATACGCTAAATCAATAGGTATAGACCTAATTGGATTTACAAAGTCACAGACTTTTAATGACTTAAAGGATATACTGAAGACAAGAGAAGAAAATGACTACCTATCGGGATTTGAGGAGAAAAATATTGATAAAAGAATTAATCCCCATCTAACCTTGAAAAATGCTAAAACCATTATTGTTGTAGCAATGTCCTATTATATCAATGAAAGTGATATAAAAAGTCCTTCACATTCAAAGCTTGTTGGTAATATAACTAGAAGCTCCTGGGGAAAGGATTATCATATTGTATTAAAAGAGAAAATGAAAAGGCTTACAGAATATATTGAAAAAAAATATAATGATTTTGAGTATAAATATTTTACTGATACAGGGCCGCTGGTTGATAGGCATTTGGCATATAAAGCAGGGATAGGATGGTATGGAAAGAATAATTGTATTATTTCTAAAGACTATGGTTCATGGATTTTTATAGGTTATATATTATGTAATTTACAAATAGAGCCCGATGATAATTTGAAAGCTAGATGTGGAAATTGTAATAAATGTATTGATGCATGTCCCACCGGTGCATTGATGGAAAACAATATTTATAATTCAAAGCTATGTATATCATATCTTACTCAAACTAAGGATGATATTCCCTATGACTTGAGGGAGAAAATGGGAAATAGCTTGTATGGTTGTGATATTTGCCAACTGGTTTGTCCCCATAATTCAGATTGTATGGAGGGTAGCCCTGAGTTTATACCAGAAAGCCATAACTATAAGCCCTATTTATTGGAATTATTAAGGCTTTCCAATAGACAGTTCAAGGAAAGGTTTGGGAACTCTGCATTGGGTTGGAGAGGAAATAATACCCTAAAAAGAAATGCCTTGATTTCTTTAGGTAATTCTGGAGATAAAGAAGTCATAAAATATATAACAGAGTATCTAAATAGCCCCTCAATAGTTCTAAGAAAATATACTGCCTGGGCAATTATTAGACTGGATAAAGATAGGGGCAAAAAAATCTTGGATGAGCATTTAAAGCGGGAAAATGAAGGTGAAGTGATTGAAGAAATTAATAAGTTGTATATGTATTATAGATATTCCAGTTAA